ACCTGACCTGAATACGGACCTGTCTGGTCTGAGGCAGAATCTCCGCAGTTTCGTTTGAAACTGGAATTTCGATCCGCGATTCCAATGGCACAATCACCTTATTCTGCGAATCTACATTCGGAGCTGTGATCGTAGAAGGTGCCATCAGTGTATCGAGTTCGGCACCATTTTCATCAAGTAGGATAAGTTCGATCAAACCTTCGAGCGGAAAACCGTTGTTGGCAACAAGCGTAAAACTCCCGCTGTTCACCACATCAACAACCGTGTTTTCGGCTAAGTTCCAATCTAATGTGTCTACCAGTGTAAGATCCGTAAGCGTTGTGCGAAGCGGAATGTCAATGTCCATCAGCGCTTGAAACGGTCTGTCGTAATAGAAGAAATCGTTTCCTTCCGAGACATTTCCCAATGGATTGAGTTCGAAATTGAACGTGAATCCCAGTTGGTCTGGAAGATTCTCAATGAACGGTTTGATGTTCGAATTTGAATTGTCAAGCACATAATGGCGTTGCGATGCGATGACGCTTTCCGCATTCCCATCGGGATCAAGTGCACGTGTTAGCAGGATCGTGTTCCCAACAATTTCGTGGTTCAGTTCAATGGTCGTGTTCTGCCGTGTGTTCTCCGAACGAAGACTGCTCAGCAGGAAAGAAGCATCGGCTCCCACACCGTTTGTCATGGTAAGCCCAATGGTTACCGAATCTAAGAACATCTGACCTTCGGTAATGCGTTTCAGCACATCTATCTGTGTGTTCTGGTCGTCTGACGAAGAACTCTGTTGCCCAAAATACCCTGAGCCGTAGTTCGGAACAATACCTACAAAAGAATACTCCAAGATCAGAAAATTCTGATTCGCTGGAATCGAGACCGTATCACCGCTTTCCGATGTTTTTATAACGTAAACCGTTGTAAACGTGTTAAATCCAGTGCCGGCAATACCACGGAGATCAATGTCATAACCAGTCAAATTGAATTCAAATTCGGAAATGGCCGTATCCGAAATACTTCCTGCGGGAACTGTCCTTGACGCCTCAAATGGAACTCCGTAGAGTTTTGCCGCAGGAATCTGATAGGTGAAATCCACCGCAGTTTCGAGTACGCTTTTTACTCTCAATTGAAGTTTTCCGGAACGGAGAATCACTCTTTTCAATGCAAGATCACCGAGGTCATATTTGGTCTCGTCTGTCAGCGGAAGCAAGTTGGTGCCGGGGGGAATATTATTCAAATTGGCGGGGGAACTGATCGGTTTTGAGATCGTTGTGTCTGGGATTTTGAGAAGCGAATCCAATGAAAGATCGATCAGCGGCATTTCCACTTTCAACCGCAGGGCCCCTTCTGCATCTGCGGTGAGCAGCGAGTCGGCCAAAAGGTCTGCCATTGTCAACTTGGTCTTGACGATCGGTGTCAGAACATCCACGTCCCATTTTGATGCCCCAATATCCTGTTTACATCCTGAGAGCAGCCCTGCCGAGACCAGTACAAAGAGAAGAATGGAACGTATCAGACCTTTTTTCATTCGGAGCCTAAAAGTAGGAATAATGGCAAGCATCATAAACGGAAACAGATGCAAGAATAGTTTATGGAAAGATGGTTCTGTTGCAGCTGAATCGTAGTCTGTTACGAGCGTTCGGAACATTTTCCTCATTCACACGTATCACGCACGAAAACCCAAAACCTTAATTCACATGGAAACCACTTCGGCCAAAAAAGTGATCGTCTCTTACCTGATGACATCGGTGATCTTGTTTTTCATTTCAGCTTTGATGAGTGTCTCCGGATTATTTGGAAATCATATTGTGACATCGGTACATCAAATTTCGGTAGAACTGATGATCGTTACCCAGCTTTCGATCGTGCTGGTCTCGAATGCGGTATTTCATTGGTTCTTCTATTACGCTGGGTTCAACTCTTCGCCCATTACAAAAGGGCTTAGTATAGGAATGACATTGGGAGTTGCATACTTTTTGGTTTGCGTCTTCGGTTTGAATCTGTACGATATTTCAGGTGACCCACTTCATGAACTTGCCGGGGTTGTCGGTGGTCGGGTTATTGAGTATTGCACTGGAGGTGTTGCTGCGGCAGTGATCAGCGTCAGCGATGTGGAAAAGTGGGGACTGCTGAGAGCCTTCTAATAGCCGTATTTCTTTTTCCAAAGCGCGTTCAATCTCTTGCGGTCGGCAAGTTCGCGAGGGTTATTCTGTGGTTCATAGATCCGCTGCCCGGATAGTTCTTTGGGCAGAAATTCAAGGTCGATGAAGTTCTGCTCGTAATCGTGAGCATACTTGTACTCTGCGCCATACCCGATCTCTTTCATCAGTTTGGTTGGCGCGTTGCGCAGGTGCAATGGAACGGGAAGGTCGCCATGATCCTTTGCCATTTGCTTGGCCGTTTTCAGGGCGCTGTAGGTGGCATTGCTTTTAGGCGAGTTGGCCAAATAGACGGCTGTTTGCGCCAAAATCAGTTCGGCCTCCGGATACCCGATCACATTGATGGCCTGAAAACAGCTGTTGGACAGCACCAGCGCTGTTGGGTTGGCTGCACCAATATCTTCAGATGCAAGTATCAGCATTCTACGGGCGATGAATTTCGGGTCTTCGCCACCGGCCATCAATCTGGCAAGCCAATAAAGCGATGCGTTCGGGTCGCTACCACGCATAGATTTAATGAAAGCAGAAATGATGTCGTAATGATTCTCTCCGTTCTTGTCATAATTGGAAACCCAGTTCTGCAAGCATTCCGCAGCCATCTCATTCGTTATGGTCACCTTTTTCCCATTCTGCGAACTCACAATGAGTTGAAGATTGTTCAGCAGTTTTCGGGCATCGCCTCCCGAAAATCGGAGCATGGTCTCAGTTTCTTTGATGGTGATCTTCAGGTCTGGATCCTGTTCGAGTTTCTTTCGCCCTTTCTCAAGCAGTTTTTCAAGGTCACTTCGTTCGAGTGATCTCAGAATATAAACCTGACATCGGGAAAGTAGGGCTGAGATGACCTCAAACGAAGGGTTTTCCGTGGTGGCACCTATCAAGGTAACGATGCCTTTTTCCACCGCTCCCAAAAGCGAATCTTGCTGTGATTTGCTGAAACGATGGATCTCATCAATGAACAGGATCGGTTTTCCCTGCTTCGAAAAAAGTCCCTTTTCCTTGGCCTTGTCAATTACTTCCCGAACGTCCTTAACACCCGAATTGATGGCGCTGAGGTTGTAGAACGGCCGGTTCAGATTGAGCGAAATGATGTGGGCCAACGTGGTTTTTCCGGTTCCAGGAGGACCCCAAAGTATCATGGATGGGATCTGACCCGAACGGATAGCCGTATGAAGGATTGAATTTTCACCTACCAGATGTTCCTGACCAACATAATCGTCCAGCGTTTCGGGACGCAGTTGTTCAGCCAATGGAATATCCAGATTCATACAGATGTTTTACTCTTCGGAATCGTCCTTTTTCCCCTTCGACTTCTTCTCCTGCGGGGAATCTTCCTCGGTTTTTTCTGTCTTTTCAGTTTCTTGCTCATCCACGCAATGGATGGTCAACAACTCTTTCGCTTCGGCATTTCCGAGTTCAGCGGCAGCAGAAAGATCTTTGCAGGCCGGTTTGGGTTTACCCATGTCGATTTTCACTTGGCCTCGATGCAGATAGGCAACGGCCATGTTCGGGTCGATTTTGATCGCCTGGCTGAAACTCTTGTAGGCTTCTTTCAGATTCTTGGTCTGCATTTGCAAAAGCCCTTGGTCATCATGGTAAAGCGCAATATCTCCATTGATCTCGATGGCTTTGGCCAGATCGGAAAGCGCACCGGTCGTATCTCCCAACGCCACTTTTGACCACGCTCTGTGATGATAGGCCTCATGGAAATCCGGCTTCATCGAAATTGCTTGATCGTAGTCTTCCAAAGCCTCCTGATGCTGGTTGAGCAGACTCTCAGAATAACCTCGGCTTTCGTATGCATTCGGATAGTCCGGTTTCAACTCGATGACCTTGGAGAAATCCCGTACTGCACGTCTCAGATCCTTCAATTCCAAATAGCAGAAGCCGCGGTAATTGTAGGCTTTAACCAAGGTTGGATCCAGTTCTAAGACCTTGTCGAAATCCATTATTGCATTCATTTGGCTTCCAAGGTTCATGTATGTGGATCCACGCATCATAATGGCCTCGAAATAATCGGGTTTCATTTCGATGGCACGGTTGAAAAAAGGCAGCGCCTGCTCATCTTCTCCCTTATTGGAGTGAAGCAGCCCTTGAATGAAAACGTCCTTCGATGTTTGACCGAACGAAAAATTGACCGCAATGATCAATGAAAATAGAAGAAACCCGATGGATTTTTGAAAACGATTAGACAGCATGAGCAGTTCAGTTCTGTAACGAAAGCAGTGCTTCTTTGGCCTGAATTACGCCATTCTGATACGCCATCGCAAAATCGCTCATGGCATGATCGCTGTAATTCATCTTCAGATAGACCATTCCGCGGTTGAAATACGCTTTTCCGTCAGAAGGGTTCAGGTCAAGCGCTTTGGTGAAGTCAGCAACCGCCCCGGCAAGGTCTTTCAACTGCATTCTTACCGCACCACGGTTTGTATAAAGTTCACCATCCTCCGAATTGATGGCAATGGCCGAAGTGTAGTCTTGAAACGCTTTTTCGTACGAACCCAACATGGCCGCGATACGGGCTCGGTTGAAAAGCGCGTCCTCGTGCTTTGGGTTCAGTTCCAGCGCGCTGGAAAGATCTTGGTAAGCTCTGCTTATCTCATTGGAAAAGAAAGCCGCCAACCCTCTGTTGTAAAAGATGTCGGGGTTTTTCGGATCCAGTTCAAGTGCCTTTGTGTAATCTTCGATGGCCCCTTCAAAATCCTTGCTTTCGAATTTCAGGTCGGCATCGGCAATATACTGTTCGGCACTTTTCATTCGCAGGAATTATTGGTTGCAGCGGGTGGCAATGTAGGATTGCGCCTCTTCTTGCCCCATTTCACCGGCCAAGTACCAATCAATGCAAGCCCCAGGTGTATCACCTACCAAACTCTTGGCAATGCCGCGCTGCATGTAGGCAGAACCGAACTCAGCATCGATGATGATCGCCTTGTTGAAATCATCTATGGCCCCGTAATAATCCTTCAGTTCTTTCTTGGCAACGCCTCGGTTGTGCAGGGCGGTCTTGTTGTTCTGGTTCAGGTTGATGGCGTAGTTGTACGCTTTCATGGCCTCTACATAATCGGCAGGCTCCATGGCGAAATAGGAATCTCCCATTCTCACGTAAGCCATTTCGTTGTTCGGATTCAATTCCAATGCCTTTTGACAATCGGCAATGGCACCTTTGTAGTCTTTCATATCAATATAGATGGCGCTGCGCAATGCGTAAGCCATGCTGTTCTCAGAATCCAACTGAATGACCTTGTTGAAATCTTGAATGGCCAAGATGCCTTTGCCCGCCTTGTACTTGGCCTCACCGCGTTTGAGAAGGTACTTGGTGTTTGTCTTGTCGTTGGAAACAGCCTGATTCAGTGCATCAATGGCTTCGGTAAAGTTTCCTTCGGCCATTTTGGCCTCACCATCTTTGAAATATTCTTCAGCGGTTTGGGCTATTGTCAGGTTTACCGAAAAGGCAAGAATCAGGGCAAAAAGTGTTCGTAGCATTCGTTTATGTTGGCGTTTTTGACTTGCCAAAAATACTTAACAGACCAAA
The sequence above is drawn from the Flavobacteriales bacterium genome and encodes:
- a CDS encoding tetratricopeptide repeat protein; amino-acid sequence: MKSAEQYIADADLKFESKDFEGAIEDYTKALELDPKNPDIFYNRGLAAFFSNEISRAYQDLSSALELNPKHEDALFNRARIAAMLGSYEKAFQDYTSAIAINSEDGELYTNRGAVRMQLKDLAGAVADFTKALDLNPSDGKAYFNRGMVYLKMNYSDHAMSDFAMAYQNGVIQAKEALLSLQN
- a CDS encoding tetratricopeptide repeat protein, with translation MLSNRFQKSIGFLLFSLIIAVNFSFGQTSKDVFIQGLLHSNKGEDEQALPFFNRAIEMKPDYFEAIMMRGSTYMNLGSQMNAIMDFDKVLELDPTLVKAYNYRGFCYLELKDLRRAVRDFSKVIELKPDYPNAYESRGYSESLLNQHQEALEDYDQAISMKPDFHEAYHHRAWSKVALGDTTGALSDLAKAIEINGDIALYHDDQGLLQMQTKNLKEAYKSFSQAIKIDPNMAVAYLHRGQVKIDMGKPKPACKDLSAAAELGNAEAKELLTIHCVDEQETEKTEKTEEDSPQEKKSKGKKDDSEE
- a CDS encoding AAA family ATPase, whose product is MNLDIPLAEQLRPETLDDYVGQEHLVGENSILHTAIRSGQIPSMILWGPPGTGKTTLAHIISLNLNRPFYNLSAINSGVKDVREVIDKAKEKGLFSKQGKPILFIDEIHRFSKSQQDSLLGAVEKGIVTLIGATTENPSFEVISALLSRCQVYILRSLERSDLEKLLEKGRKKLEQDPDLKITIKETETMLRFSGGDARKLLNNLQLIVSSQNGKKVTITNEMAAECLQNWVSNYDKNGENHYDIISAFIKSMRGSDPNASLYWLARLMAGGEDPKFIARRMLILASEDIGAANPTALVLSNSCFQAINVIGYPEAELILAQTAVYLANSPKSNATYSALKTAKQMAKDHGDLPVPLHLRNAPTKLMKEIGYGAEYKYAHDYEQNFIDLEFLPKELSGQRIYEPQNNPRELADRKRLNALWKKKYGY
- a CDS encoding tetratricopeptide repeat protein; translation: MLRTLFALILAFSVNLTIAQTAEEYFKDGEAKMAEGNFTEAIDALNQAVSNDKTNTKYLLKRGEAKYKAGKGILAIQDFNKVIQLDSENSMAYALRSAIYIDMKDYKGAIADCQKALELNPNNEMAYVRMGDSYFAMEPADYVEAMKAYNYAINLNQNNKTALHNRGVAKKELKDYYGAIDDFNKAIIIDAEFGSAYMQRGIAKSLVGDTPGACIDWYLAGEMGQEEAQSYIATRCNQ